The DNA segment AAGCCGATCTTGACATACCTGGTATTAATGCAAGGCATTGGCCTATGCCAATGATAAAAGCCTGTCCTAAATCGGTTTTATCCATATCATTTAAACCGCTGCGGCCAAAATAATTTTCCGCCAATATCATTAAAAAGCCCCCGACTACAAGAGCTATAGCGACAGTAAATGATGAAAACAGATACTTTTCTATGACATCATTTATTAAAAGGCCTATAACTGCTGCCGGTAAAAAAGCGATGAAAATTTTAAACCATAATTCAAAACCCTTCTCACCAGGTCTGATATGCTTGATAGAATCAATGATTTTATATCGATAATAATAAACTACCGCAAGGATAGCACCTAGCTGAATAACAATTTCAAACATCGTATGAAAGCTGTTGCCCTTAAAATCTATAAAATCTCCCACAATAATCATGTGACCTGTAGAAGATATCGGTAAAAATTCCGTAATGCCTTCAACTATTCCCATTACTGCAGCTTTAAACAATAAGCTCATATTTCTCCTCCCTTTTTGCAAGTCACTTGCGAAGTTGCTACTTAGTATTTTGCTTTTATTATATCTTCTTTATTATATCTTTCTTGCTCTGCAAGGTCAATGAATGGCTTTTTGGTCAAATTTAGCTCTTAGCAGAAATTACAATAAAAATAATTAGATTAAATATTTTATTTACTTTTTATTGGCCAGACTTAATCATTTGGCTCATTTTGAAATACAGTAAAATTGCAATCATTTCCGTGATACAAGTAAACATCTTAATAATCCCCAGTTTATTAAGGTCATATAAAAACCCCACCAAAGCCGATCCACCTAGGAGTGCCAAACCATAGCATGCATTAAACACTCCGTAGCTTGTGCCTCGCTTGTTAAATGGTGTAATATCCGCAATAGCCGAACGCATAATCGTCTCATGGGTTCCTATGACAATCCCGAAAATTATCATACCAATAATAATCATTGTCGAAGATGTGCTAAATGTCAAAAATGGAATTAAGAGTGTGATAAATGGTACGGCAATAAGTACTAATAGACCTCCTGTTTTTGTTTTTGCTTTCTTTTTCATTTGGTCATATGCTCTGCCGATAACAAGTGCTGTTATTGCATCTACAATCATAGCACATGAATATAAGAGAGTTATATTTCCATCGGATAGCAAATTATTTGCTTTTAAATGATAGCCGATGACACTGAAATTAACAAATCCCAAAGTGCAAAAGAATGTAAAAGCAGTATATATCCAGAATGTCGGTCTTAGATTTTCAGTATAAAATTCTCTTTGCTTAATAGAGCGGATTAATTTTTCTCTTTCAGTCTTAAAATATGCAAAGGTTACAAAAAACATTAGAGCAATAAACGGTATCAAGAGTAATTTATAACCTAATTGGTACTGGACAACCCTATTTTCAGCGGTAAAATAAAAAACTAAAGTAAAAATTAGAGGGCCGGTAAATGCGCCGATTTGATCCAGTGCTTCCTGAAGGCCAAAAGCAAATCCAGTTCCAACCTGATTTTCAGCAACTGCAGACAATATTGTATCTTTTGCAGGATTGCGCAGAGATTTTCCTATGCGCTCTGCAAGAATAAGTATAATAAGAATATTCCAATTCATTGTGAGGCCCATTAAAGGCACAGCTATTAACATGCCATAGCCTGTAAAAATAAAAAGCCAGTGTTTTCCGCTCTTATCTGACAGAATACCAGCTATTAGCCGTAAAAAATATCCTAAAAATTCTCCTATACCAAAAATCAATCCAACTTGTGCAGCATTAATGCCAAGTAAATTGAAGTACTGACTATTTGCGCTACGGGCACTTTCATAGACCATATCGCCTAGTAAACTAATAACGCCAAATATAGTTATAACAGCAATGACTGAGTTAAGCTGTTCCTTGGATTCGCTGTTCACCACCCTACGCACCTCATTTTTCGCAAATTTATACGTAGTTTGCTATTAAATTAATTTAGACATTATATCTACCCTTATTTAACTTTGATTTTGTCCTTTATTTGTTCAAACTTCTTATCTCCTATTCCCGAAACATTCTTTATATCGTCTATAGTCTTAAACAAGCCGTTAGTTTTTCTGTAATCCATAATTTTCTGAGCGGTCACAGGGCCAATGCCGGGTAATTGAATAAGTTCTGCTTCGCCTGCGGTATTGATATTAATTTTGCCGTCATTTTTAGAACTTACACCTACCGTAGCCTCATAAGTAGTATCTTCGAATTCTGATTGTTCCGGTGTTTCCCCAATTTGGGGAACATATAATTTATCTTCATCATGCACCTTTTGAGCCAGATTTAACCGTAAAAGATCAGCATCGTGGAGGTGACCTCCTGCTATTTCTATAGCATCTTTTACTCTATTCCCTTCTTCCAAAGTATATACGCCGGGGTTTTTTACCGCTCCGGTAACATAAACCACTATTTTCTCCTTTCCTGCAGCCGGGGCTGTAACAGGGATTGCAGGTTCCTCCTGAAGTTTAAATGCTATCTCCGGAGGCTTCCTGAAAAATACATAATATGTAACAGAACCTAGGGAAACAATTAATATCAGCAGTATACCTAAAAGCATTTTTTCTCTCCTGCTAAAATCAAACACTTTTATCACCTTACCCCCATCAATTTCCCTATATTTCTATACCTATTATCTCATATAACTTTTTAATATCGATATTAGCCCTGATTATATCCGCCCAGCGATCATATTCAGCCTCTTTAAATTTATTAAAATCAAAAGATTTGGCATTGTTTGTGATAACACTTTCATCATGTTTAATATTTTTTAAAAAGTTTACGAATCTCATGGTAAAATCATGATTGTCAAATATTCCGTGAATAAAGGTTCCAAGGGTACGACCCGTTGCTGATATAAGGCCGTCTAATGAATTATCAGAGCAGTTATAGGTTTTTATAAAATTAATTTCTTTGCCTTGTTGTATAATATTTCCAGAATATATGCGATAACCTTCTATTTCTGATCCGCTTAAAACATCTGCTGGAGCCGGAAGATTATCTGAAATTTTCCCTAACACACGTATAGAATCCTGTTGCTGTAGTTCTATGTGCACATCAAGCAAGCCTAATCCTTTTATGTTTTCCTTTATTCCAAAGTCCGAAGAAAAACTCAGGGTTTTTCCCAACAAAGGATAACTGCTGCCCATACCCAAAATTACCACACCCGTTTTAGAAAGCTCCTGAATTTCTTTATCCCAACCTCTTGATTGAATAAATTCCATGCTCTCTTTGGGATTTTCTGATCCCGGAATTAAAACCATATCCGCATCGTCAATGGGACCATTGTATACATATGATAGCTGGATTCCCGGAAATTCACCTAATGGCGCAAAGTCAGTAAAATTTGTAATTCGAGGCAGACTTAAGACTTTTACCTTTAATTGGCTTTCTTTATCCATATCGGCATTGTCGCTTCTATCATACTTTTGCATCAACCGTTCTTTTTCCGATTGAGGAGAATCCTCCTCATCTATATAGATATCGGCATAAGGTACAACTCCTAAAACCGGCCGTTTTATTATATCCTCCAGCATTTCAAGACCTGGTTCAAGCAGCTTTAAATCTCCCCGAAATTTGTTTATTATAACGGCTTTTACCATGGCTTTTTCATTATCATTCAATAAAAGCATTGTTCCTGCCAATGATGCAAAAACCCCACCTCTGTCAATATCTCCTACAATAACTACTGGGGCATTAACTAATTCGGCCATACCCATATTGACGATATCTCTTTCGCGAAGATTTATTTCCGCAGGACTTCCAGCCCCCTCTATAACAATTATGTCATTATCCCGAGCCAACTCATCATAGCTTTCTTTTATCAGTTGCATCAGTTTTGGTTTGTATTCATGGTAGTCCATCGCTGAAAAGTTGCCAAAAGGTTTGCCTTTGACTATTACCTGACTATTTTTGTCCGAACGCGGTTTTAACAGTATTGGATTCATTATGACTGAAGGTTCTATACCGCATGCTTCAGCTTGGGTAGCTTGAGCTCTGCCCATCTCTAAGCCATCCCGGGTTATATATGAATTTAATGCCATATTTTGGGATTTGAATGGCGCAACTTTAAATCCATCTTGCTTAAATAACCTGCAAAGTCCGGTAACTAATCGACTTTTTCCTACGGAAGAGCCAGTTCCTTGAATCATTATGCATTTAGCTGTCATTGCAGAAAACCTCGTAGTATGACATCCTCAGCTTCTTCTTCAGAAAGACCCAGAGTCATTAATTTTAGAAGCTGTTCTTCGGCTATTCTACCAATAGCAGCCTCGTGAGTCAATTGAGCATCTGGATGCTCTGCGGTAATAGCAGGCGTTGAGCTTATTTTGCCTTGATCCATTATGATAGAATCACATTCAACATGTCCCTTACTGCTGGCCCTGGCGATAACTATTGGCCGAAATACCTGCTTGGAATTATCTTTTGCAACCGAGCGAGATACAACTTTTGCATTGGAACCCCGACCATTAAGCTCTATTGTCATATCAGATACCGCTTCCTGATTTTGGTGGGTCAAAAGACGTTCGGTTATAATCAGGCTTGCCCCTTCGGCTAATTTAGCTTTTGTATCGCGGACAGTGCTATCAACACCTTTTATTTGCACAAGTTCCATTTCCGCCATAGAGTCTTGCTCCATCATGACAAGTGTTTGTGGGTTTAAAACCCTTTCACCGCT comes from the Tepidanaerobacter acetatoxydans Re1 genome and includes:
- a CDS encoding cobyric acid synthase → MTAKCIMIQGTGSSVGKSRLVTGLCRLFKQDGFKVAPFKSQNMALNSYITRDGLEMGRAQATQAEACGIEPSVIMNPILLKPRSDKNSQVIVKGKPFGNFSAMDYHEYKPKLMQLIKESYDELARDNDIIVIEGAGSPAEINLRERDIVNMGMAELVNAPVVIVGDIDRGGVFASLAGTMLLLNDNEKAMVKAVIINKFRGDLKLLEPGLEMLEDIIKRPVLGVVPYADIYIDEEDSPQSEKERLMQKYDRSDNADMDKESQLKVKVLSLPRITNFTDFAPLGEFPGIQLSYVYNGPIDDADMVLIPGSENPKESMEFIQSRGWDKEIQELSKTGVVILGMGSSYPLLGKTLSFSSDFGIKENIKGLGLLDVHIELQQQDSIRVLGKISDNLPAPADVLSGSEIEGYRIYSGNIIQQGKEINFIKTYNCSDNSLDGLISATGRTLGTFIHGIFDNHDFTMRFVNFLKNIKHDESVITNNAKSFDFNKFKEAEYDRWADIIRANIDIKKLYEIIGIEI
- a CDS encoding undecaprenyl-diphosphate phosphatase; this translates as MSLLFKAAVMGIVEGITEFLPISSTGHMIIVGDFIDFKGNSFHTMFEIVIQLGAILAVVYYYRYKIIDSIKHIRPGEKGFELWFKIFIAFLPAAVIGLLINDVIEKYLFSSFTVAIALVVGGFLMILAENYFGRSGLNDMDKTDLGQAFIIGIGQCLALIPGMSRSASTIMGGMAAGLSVKAAAEFSFFLAIPTMVAATGFSLFKGYSGTSPLELQALVVGFVVSFIVALLAVDRFLSYLKQHSLKPFAYYRIVVGIIMILLITTGIL
- a CDS encoding helix-hairpin-helix domain-containing protein — encoded protein: MIKVFDFSRREKMLLGILLILIVSLGSVTYYVFFRKPPEIAFKLQEEPAIPVTAPAAGKEKIVVYVTGAVKNPGVYTLEEGNRVKDAIEIAGGHLHDADLLRLNLAQKVHDEDKLYVPQIGETPEQSEFEDTTYEATVGVSSKNDGKININTAGEAELIQLPGIGPVTAQKIMDYRKTNGLFKTIDDIKNVSGIGDKKFEQIKDKIKVK
- a CDS encoding MFS transporter, producing MVNSESKEQLNSVIAVITIFGVISLLGDMVYESARSANSQYFNLLGINAAQVGLIFGIGEFLGYFLRLIAGILSDKSGKHWLFIFTGYGMLIAVPLMGLTMNWNILIILILAERIGKSLRNPAKDTILSAVAENQVGTGFAFGLQEALDQIGAFTGPLIFTLVFYFTAENRVVQYQLGYKLLLIPFIALMFFVTFAYFKTEREKLIRSIKQREFYTENLRPTFWIYTAFTFFCTLGFVNFSVIGYHLKANNLLSDGNITLLYSCAMIVDAITALVIGRAYDQMKKKAKTKTGGLLVLIAVPFITLLIPFLTFSTSSTMIIIGMIIFGIVIGTHETIMRSAIADITPFNKRGTSYGVFNACYGLALLGGSALVGFLYDLNKLGIIKMFTCITEMIAILLYFKMSQMIKSGQ
- a CDS encoding SufB/SufD family protein, which translates into the protein MKLNAIENELLKNIADLHKIPSGAVNIRKNGEGIIRHSSANIEVRPKTDKPGIDVIIAPGTKNEAVHIPVLITMSGVVDVVYNTIIIGEGADVTVVAGCGIHNPGSKKSQHDGIHEIIVKKGAKMRYLEKHYGEGEGSGERVLNPQTLVMMEQDSMAEMELVQIKGVDSTVRDTKAKLAEGASLIITERLLTHQNQEAVSDMTIELNGRGSNAKVVSRSVAKDNSKQVFRPIVIARASSKGHVECDSIIMDQGKISSTPAITAEHPDAQLTHEAAIGRIAEEQLLKLMTLGLSEEEAEDVILRGFLQ